GTGAGGGTTGACTGGTCTGCTCTGGACCGGGCAAGGACAAAGCCACGGGGGAGTCAGCCTCAGTCCTTTGCTGGCAATTGGTTAGGAGCCTCTCCTCCtgtccctccatctcctcctcctcaTGCACCTCCACACGGCACATCATCCTCGTTGTCTTGCAATTCTCGCCCTGACCCAACAGGCAGTAATCATGGTCCCCGTACGTCCGTTGCATCCCACCCTTAGAGTCTGTGTCGCCCGTTTGGCCCATGCGGCGCAGCTGGGCGTACAGCTCTGTCTGCTCTGGGAGCTTGCGTATGTGCGCCCGCCCCAGGCACGAACTCTTGGTGGTGAGCTCAGCTTTTCCGTCGGGTTTGAAGAGCTCGTCCTCCACTGGTTTATGGGGCGGTGTGGTGGGGGGAGTCAGccctggaaaacacacacacattaatcacCACCAAACACACTCAAATATCACCAAACACTTAGTCACATcgaacaaaaacataattaatgaAGCTTACAATAGGTAATATTTTTcaactgcaaaataaatatacagaataCTCATTTAGACATGCCTTTATCTACACTATCATTATCAGACTATGCAACTTGCGAGCTAATAGCATGCGTGAGAACATATGAGGTGAATCAAGTGCTGACAGCTCACACAATGCCAAAAACAGCACGCTTATAAAAATACCCCTCGCTGAGTGTGTAATATTACCTGCTGTGCCACACAGTTCCACAGAGAGAGTCTGCTCAAAGGGCTTGTTGGCATACTGCGCATCTCTGATCAGAGAAATACAGAAAGAGATCGCATCTATTAAACTCTATTAAACTCTTGCATGAGTaagaaaaacacagagagagagaggaaaggatACAGTTTGCATCAGATTTACTGTTTTAGAGTTTATATTTGTCTTCTAATGACAACTGGAGCAGGGTTTGATTGATCTCGGTTGTTTTACTTCACACCACGGCTGAGCTATGCATATGCAGAGAACAACAAATGACTGTAATTGGTAGAAGAACCTCAGGGCTATTTATAGAGAAGTTTTACTGCGTGAGGCCGAGTGTTTAGTTATGTAAAAACAGCAACTCTACAAGCCTCCTCTAGGcgattctgaagatgaacggagtcCAGCGGTGGTCTTAAAACTGTCGTCCTGGATGTGCACCAGGAGTCAAGAATAGATTAGATATGAATGGAACACACACCCGTTGGATTTGGACGCCAGCGGCAGACAGAGGCAGGAACGTTCCTCTGCAatcagaacaacagacagcatcacaGTTAGAGATCTCAGCTAAACTGGATCTCTGAATAGAAAAATCATGCTTAATGCACATCACAGGCTGTTTGGTTACTGGCTTCTTAAAAGCATTATTAAATAGATGCAAAGAACTACCAAACAAAAAAgcaaatacaaatttataaatctaaattatatatatatatatatatatatatatatatatatatatatatatatatatatatatatatatatcctgtgtGTGCATTAACAGTGTGACCACAAGTTttctaaacattaatattttaattaaccccattcacatttaattatttaacttttcAGTCATTcagtgatacattttaaatttcaatcTCAAGATGGATGAATATCAAATTTACACTTGATATAAATTATGTGctatcaatcaataaaaaaattaactaccGGTAATGTTATTAATCACATattgatataatatattttttcacataatttcacATTAAATTTCTAAAATGTAGAAACACCATAAAGatggtatattttaaatatgtgtttaatggcatctttttacTAAGTAGCCTATTATTAATGAAGGTCATTGATATTGATCAATACTGCTACTGATATCTCTATTAGATGCATTTTTCGACGCCAGAACTGAATTAAGTTCTCTTTTGCATCATGCTTGATATCATGTTCATAATATCTACTGCAATGCTAGTGAAAGGATGCCAGGAAAAAAACTGGAAGCTGCATGTTAATAAAATCATTGCACAACTAACCAGGTAATTGTGACAGCCCTGATATAAATCTAAACTGATCTTTGGTTACATTTTAATTCAGCAACCGAATAAAGCATGAATCATGAATGACTGAAgcatgaatcatgaattacacaATGAAAAGGCAGAAGAGTGTGAGTGCTACAGTACACTTTAAGGAGTGCAGCGTACTTCTATTGTGGTGTCTGGTGTCTTACCGTCACTGCAGCAGGGGTTACAGGCCTCAGACGTCTCGTGGGAGCTGCTGATATCAGCGGGAGGATGCTCGACCGCGGTCTCGTCTTCACTCGATTGCCCAACACTAGGCTCGGACCGGCTGCAGTTCACACGCACTCTCTTAGCGAATCGGCTGGGGAAGGAGGCCAGCCGGCGAGAACGCCTGACTGAAAAGGAGCTTTCTTCTGGCTCGGGACTCTTGGGGCGCTTTGCGGCCTTCTCCAAATCTTTCAGTTCGGCTTTGGGGGAGGAAGAAAGGTCAGTGGCGAGCCGAGTCGCAGCCCCTCTGCAGTGGATATAAGGAGGGCTGTGCATTCTGTAAGGCTTGCTCACGTCAAAGGAGCTGACGTCCTCCAGCAGCTCCTTCAGCAGGGAGTGGGCCTTGATTTCCCTGCGGCGGGTGAAGGGAGCCCTCGGCTTGGTCAGAGGAGATGGTTTCTGAGGGATCACGGGGAGGCTGCGGTGGACCTGCGTGCTCTCGGGCTTGGTCTTACGCTCTCTGCGATCCCAGATGGCCTGTTTGCGTATGGGCAGGCAGTACGTGTGCATGTATTTGATGAGCTCCACCACAGAGTGCAGTTCTTTCTCTGAGGAGAACTGGGGCTTCACCGGCTCGACGCACATCACGCTCTCGCCTTCGCTGCTGGAcgactcctcctcttcctcctccgaGTCACTGTCCTCTtcgtcttcctcctcttcctcggtCTCCTGCACGGTGGTGAGGTGGCGGTGGAGTTCAGTGTAAAGACGAGCGGAGGGCCTCGCCGGCCGTGGCTTGCGCTCCTGTGTGCTTGATCTGTCCTTCTGCGGAGGGAGAAAGAGATGTTTCATTTGATCTTTTGATAttaaacacaactgaaatgtAATAAAGCAATAAGGCTCAAGAGGTTGTGCATTACTTGATTTTATCATGCTGCTATTCGCAGCGTGAAGCGGAGCGGTAAAATCACTGTTACACAAAAAGTCAGGTGAATTACTGCTTTTATGAAAAGCTGTCAACAGCAATATTGTAAAGCACATAAATAAgagaaataatcatttaaaatgtacactactattcaaagcTTTGAGTTTAGTAGGATTAATATTTCCATTCAGCAAGGAcaccttaaatatatatatatacacaatatttacatgcatgtgtttgtattgactgtatatataaattaatacactgtatacacacatatattatgtaaacaaacacttGTTTTGgacgcgattaatcgcgattaatcatttgacagcacaatcagaatcagcatattataatgatttctgaaagatcactgaagtaatgatgttgaaaattcagctttgcatcacataaatacatatattgtaatatattttaaaatatatgaatgcaaaaatttatattttaagctaaatatactaatattttataatattattgtttttatttgatcacaTAATAGTTGAGGACATCTTTCAAAACCAAAGAAAAGTGTttgaattttgaatatatatatatatatatatatatttttatatatattttttaaaatataaattacacatgcatacataatttcacactgtttatacattttaatgtatttttggtaTACTTACTTTATTACAGAAGTATATATTAcacattcaattattaaaataaaacaaaatattaaaataatataaaaataaactgcatgtGCCAAAACTGTTTTATCACTATAATGACAGAAGTAATAAATGCAAAATAGCCTGTTTGAAACGGTTCTAACATTAATGGCATTCTTCAGCGTTATGTAGTGAGCTATCTTTTCTGCCGCCCTTATGAAACGAGCAAACATGCGAGGCATGCAGCCCAGCTGAACCCCTGGAGTCTATTTCAGAGTGCACTTCGCTCTAAGGTTACTGTGACGAATGTGCCATGGTTAGTTGCAAGATATTCTCTCGGTAACTGAAGAACTGCTTGTTCTTTTAAGTAATCTCAAACCCAGTGAGCATTGCCCTTTAGGCTGTGGCTGTGCTATGACAGATGGCTGCATCAACTCTAATGCGACAGCGGCCTTAGCCGAAGCAGAGCGAGTGAATGAAGAACCACAGGCTTCACAGGCTTCCAAACTTTGAAGCACAAATCCTCAGTGTGGTTTCTAAAGGCTGGCATAAGATAATTAGGAATACACCGCAGCGTAAACGGGTAGTGAACAGCATTCGTGCCAACACCGAGGTAGTTCAATCCATTTCCTATTACAGCGAGTCTCCTTTGCCTTCTTACATCAGATGTTTTGAGTTTAAACCGCAGTCATGACGGCTGGAACTTCTTCTCACCTTTAGCACGGGTCTCACGGGTTTGACGTGTTGGCTCCTGCTGCTATGGCGATGCATGTCTTTGTGCACTTCGAGGCCCGCAGGCACATTAGGGGGCGACAACAGGAGCTTTTTCAGCTGTGGAGGGAATGAGAGGCGAGGGGTTAGAATTTGATGACACACGGTGCATTTTAAATTGCACACAAAAACAAGAAAGGTTTGCATTTTGCAGTTCTGTGCTGTAGCCACTGTAAGAACAAGATGTTCAAGTTACTGGAAAATCTGAAATACAAGTCCTGAATGACCAGCGCAACCAGAGAAAGCAAAGTAAGAAGCAGCACAGCGTTGCTGAGTCCCTTAAGCGATTGTTAATGTGCCAACTTGGCAGGTCTGTCCACGTCTCTCAGTGTCTATTGAGGAAACTGGAGGGGCGCTGAGGGTCTCAGCTTCTGTGTACCAAACCGGTTTAGCATGCACTGGCCATCTATGTCATGAAAACATGTGCTCTGCCGTCCCCGTTCCTGCTTCTTCAATGCACCCCTTGTTTTGCACACAGACTGGCCTCATTATGGGGTTGAGGTGTAACTGCGGCCATCGCCAGGAGAGGGGGCTCTCAGCTCTTACACCCGGACTAAACTCAAGGAGGAAGCTTCatctatttattttacttttttatttttttaggaggAAGCTTAATTACACTGGAACAATTCCATTGTTACTGAATCATCTAACAGTGAAATGCATCTGTCTACACTTTCAGGAAAGATTgctaaaagattaaataactGACAGTAACTTTATTACCCATGTtttgtaactttatttatttatttttttttacattagttacTGAAATGGTTAACATGAAATAGCCATAACAATGCTCTCATAGAATGCATTAttcttgataattttttttttttttttaaatatatactaccattcaaaagtctgtgatctgtaatatttcttattaaccCATTGGGCTCATCAAcgctatatttatttgttaaaaaaaaatttgcattaaaattgtacaatattattgcaatttatattataatacataacatgtcatttattcctgtcatggcaaagctttattactcttcagtgtcacacaatccttcataGATCAACagactttgaacagtagtgtataagtagtgtataaataatacatgTTTTCACTTTAagttgtatatattaatattaatgtggtGAACAAACATTCACTAATAATGAACCATAGTATGTTAAcgttaatgtattaataattattacatttcataataAACACATAGTGTGTGATGCTTTGATTAGAACATTTTTCAATGTTGCATGAATATAAATGATAGTTTTCATGGAAAAACAACTAACCTTTAACAGGTTGTATCACTGGTATTTTCAGTCATAAAAGTAGTCTTATTCTCAGATGGATACACATTATTTCCATCAATTCAAGAATAATCTGTCCCTCCTTCAGACATCTCTCTTGTATAATTTGGTGCTACACCCTGTAAATTAGCCTTTTTTGGTATCTCTGAGGCAATGATTATCTCAGTAATCAGATGGAGGCCTTTCATCGGCGCCAAACAATGCCATCCTAGAACAATGTGAAGGTATTGAGTGAAATGTAAGACAGTCATTACTGTAAGTACTACTAGTCTCTATGGTAAAATTCTCCAAACGCACATGACAAGCTGGAAAGACAGCTATAGTACAATACAGGCCATGCACAACCAATTGTTcaggaagaagaagaaagtaaaaatgaaaagCTGTCCAACAGGTAATAACTGTTATAACTGGTTTCACGTACACGTACACAGATGAAATTGTTTGGGTTTGTGAGCTGAGAGGGACAGATAACAAACACATCAAACTTGTTCCAGGAAGTGTCTTAAGAAAGAGATGAGAGTTGAGTCCTCTCATAAAAAGGTTGGAAAATAAAGCAAAGAGAGATGCTGTTGAAGTCCATTTCATGACCTGAAGGGAATCAAAGATCTGGGAAGTAGATCCCTtaaaaaagtaccatggtattaccaggTTTTTGGACATTATCTTGAT
This DNA window, taken from Carassius auratus strain Wakin chromosome 14, ASM336829v1, whole genome shotgun sequence, encodes the following:
- the ppargc1b gene encoding peroxisome proliferator-activated receptor gamma coactivator 1-beta encodes the protein MADCASLLDDELSSFVFNYLTENSGSPYGEEEVCSDRLDADFPDFDLSQLDASDFDSVNCLSELHWCNERSDHSPASIQYSGGDPELFEEENAALLAALTDSLDGIVEDGVGGLSVFPSLGGDPEEGEEEEDDLPLDSEPLLGSLSPETEDPSLLKKLLLSPPNVPAGLEVHKDMHRHSSRSQHVKPVRPVLKKDRSSTQERKPRPARPSARLYTELHRHLTTVQETEEEEEDEEDSDSEEEEEESSSSEGESVMCVEPVKPQFSSEKELHSVVELIKYMHTYCLPIRKQAIWDRRERKTKPESTQVHRSLPVIPQKPSPLTKPRAPFTRRREIKAHSLLKELLEDVSSFDVSKPYRMHSPPYIHCRGAATRLATDLSSSPKAELKDLEKAAKRPKSPEPEESSFSVRRSRRLASFPSRFAKRVRVNCSRSEPSVGQSSEDETAVEHPPADISSSHETSEACNPCCSDEERSCLCLPLASKSNGDAQYANKPFEQTLSVELCGTAGLTPPTTPPHKPVEDELFKPDGKAELTTKSSCLGRAHIRKLPEQTELYAQLRRMGQTGDTDSKGGMQRTYGDHDYCLLGQGENCKTTRMMCRVEVHEEEEMEGQEERLLTNCQQRTEADSPVALSLPGPEQTSQPSPVRSPTPELDAQSPVSCSPPSPGSELPFSDESSETCHEAAEKRSKTKCGQENDVNKCQVIYIHNLPTSVTQSMLRKRFEAFGRPEDCKVVIKNEERCGVITLRPSQDGQTSRHRWDSLGPSGGSVGRRFGKKRYIDLDEAGPGPVKSKYDALDFDALLKEAQRSLHR